The window ATCAATTACTAGCGGATGGTgagattattaatttgaatttatttgtactcctactatatttTGGATAGTACTTACATTTACATCCAACTATTACAAACAAATCAAGCTCAAAACATTAGCGATATTATAATCTTAATACATTGAGCTCTTGATCGGTCACACATATAATTAAGTGACTTGCAACCTCAATCttttactactaattattaatgaaaaagaaagcatcttattaattattcactcgagagaaaaaaaaaaaattgcacaaCGTTAAGGAATTggaatttatttgtatttaatcGAAAAAGTTCCAAAAGGATTGCAACttatcataaaatatgatatagatgtaaataaaatgtcaaataaGGATCAATTGGGCACCCTAGGTCATATTATGGCGTTGAACATTTAATGTTATATAGTACCTACTAAATGATTTAGCTGTAAACTCCAAAGAGAAAGTGAGatatgcaataaataaaagtataaaactaGAAAACAAAGGATGAGCAcatgatttcatatttttgatGGGCTTGTTTGTATGCGCATATTCCTAATCTAGCGAGGCATCAAGGAAAAATCTAAAAAAGGTTGGTTAGATCAcgacaaaattaaaaagcatGGCCTAAAATTGGTTGAGGATTTGTCATCTGAATTTTGTGAGGGTTAAACggtaaataatttgttttgatatactctacaatattttctaaaataggtGGAGTAACATTTATCTCCAAATAATGTTACAATTTAAGTTTTTCCTTAATAATGAAGTAGTAACTATTTAAGGGGTGAGATGGTCGTCTAGTGTCCATTGTCCAACTTGTCTTGGAAGACGAAATACTTAGAAATATGCATTCAATTGGCTCTCGTTATTCAGTAATGCGTGGTTCTTCATGTTTTGGGTTTGATACAGTCACAGTAGAGCAAGTAAAGATTGGTAACcctaaataataattttggtaaatttatcaaattaatttttttttggattcaTTGTGATTTCACCTCtttgaatcatatttttactCTGTACGATATTCATTCGAATCCCTAAGTTTCAACTTCTCTTTTTGTTTGGCAACACTTTTGCCGACTTCGTCAATTTTGCTATCTCGCGTCATCcgttcttactttatttctctatttgtTTTTATCACATAACTCTCACAGCGGATAGCATCTCTCGCTGAATGACATTGGAAGTTGTTGTAACTGATCCAACTAGAGTATATGTATCTAGCATATGCATAAGGTCTATTATTGTAATgcattagtatttttttttattaatcaaaatgCTAAAGCCAAGAGAAGCAAGATGTGAAGTATAAACAGAAATAAAACAACGCCAAACAGCAGGAAAAGGAGCAACAGTCCTTGTATTAGGATTTagatagtactccataaattgTTTTGTTCGGTTTGTAGATTTAAATCactaatatttatgaatatgaTACTCAAATGTACCCTTAGttataatataattgcaaTGTCCACTTGCATAGAATTAAGACACTAATAAAAGTGCATCAATCGCTAATATTGCAGCTTTTGGTAGTGGCAAAGCCcgattgttttttttcttggcCTTCAAAAGTCCCAGTTCTGTCACTGAATATAGTCATTTATTATAGGCATTAATGtcataaaaagaataaaaaaaacaatacacTATTGGACAAGAGACTATATATGCAAGCTATGTAGCACGCACATGGAACACGCATGACGTCCCGGTGCACCGGCCCTCCAATGCAACAAGCGCACACTAAGACGTGTGTTCCCTTGTTCTTAATGTTCATGCACTCACTAtatatagagtgaactacacaAATGGTCCCTAGACTGTGGGTTTATCTCGCTCATAGTccctgaactttaaaaatatcgccagtagtccctggactaagggtttatctcgaaattggtccttttggctttttttggtacgaaaataccctttgatattattttggggggtttgggcaatttggtctttttacacttttaacattttaaatctgatattattttagttatgtactaactttgatattatttcaaaattatcattcttcttccattttgttatccttcactgaatttgtttttttaatttcaatattagatttaattttacaaaattttaaattttattttttaaatatcaataaatttttttaattataaaaattattaaatagcaaaaattaatagttataatcaatatttgatagtgtatagtactatgtaatcaataaggtatgacaacgccttagttttaatcaatatttaaatagctttaatcataaatagattatataacacaatttattctgaaataaatatgcatctaatgtaagactaatataatttttgtttattaatttgaaaacaatcaaaatttactagaaaattttaacaaaatactcctatataaaatttttaagtaggatcaaatttttagtcaacttcataatatttaatcacaagcaattataacaaccgaacggaggctaaatagaataactcttatttttccatcatgattaatattatttttctgtacttcttcaattcaattgaatattatattaaataacaaaaattaatagttttaatcaatatttatagtgtccatgaattaatagttttcattaaaaaatttattgatatttaaaaatctaaatattaaatttaattttataaaattaaatctaatattgaaataaaaaaaaattcagtgaaggataacaaaatgaaagaagaatgataatatgaaataatatcaaagttagtacataactaaaataatatcagatttaaaatgttaaaagtgtaaaatgacaaaaggaccgaaaataattcaaagaaagaaaaaaaaattttcgAGATAAAAGCCCAGGGACTactgacgatatttttaaagtccagggactatgggcgagataaacccatagtccagggaccatttttgtagttcactctaaaatataaatatgaaacagataaaaatatgtaacaCGTTGATacccaaaaaaattacttccTCAGTCCGCTTATTatgaaatgaatataaatattaataaaacttttaTTATCGGATGAAGGGAGAACTAATTGGCCATCATAAAATCTcatttgatcaaattatattttacataaaagAGTGGTAGATTTATGTGGAGAAATCATTCAAACGTGGCTATAATAGTATAGTAACTTTgatcttttaattaaaagcaTATGGCTCAAATAAAGAACAAGTAACAATGATAGATCACGTGCGACATACGTGCGTGTTATATCCACACCCACTACTTTTTGGTCAAAGTGCGCTGTCCGCTTATTTCTATTTCCTTTCCCTGTTTATGAGAGTGATACTTCCAAACGATTTTCACTacagtatttaattttaatttttttaataaaaaattattttgaaaaccGAATTCAACGATAGAATGTCCACCTAATTTTATGTGAATTTTTCTATCTAAGCATTAAAAGCGGATATAATTTACGGTTGAAATTTcgcattttttaatgaaaaatattctcaaagaatttttagtttttagaGGCCCCAAACTTGAGAACAGGTTGAGTGGTTTGAGATGCGATAAGTTTCaacttttttgaaaacttaattctttaacatataaattaaatcgaAAATATTCAATGGAAATAAAAGCATACATAAAGTCCCAACCAATTATTCTTGTAGCAAAAAAGGTGATGTGGTCACCCTGGTTGCCCCCACACCcctttttagtgctgctgacgtgacagggagagagagtggctgaccTAAGATTAGTCTATGGTCGGCCtattcttattgtggatgctctagtAGGACGTGACTCATTGGATTATTCAAACTTCATTGTTCTTTtatctcaaatataaataactaatatttactttatatagtatatagaaTATACCTTTTGATATTCTATGCACGTTGAGTATGACAATCCATAGTTATAGTTTTAGATTATATCGCAGAAGTTGATAATTATGAGTCTGCAAACAATAATGAATATCCTTCAATTTCGAATTATTTTGGGGCCATGTTCGGGAATCTATAGATAATAGTTGGACGCATTCCGAGGCCGgcatacatatttaatcatttgagctagctaattttttttctacacttaataattgtatttaagtgaaattttcttttcatttttcatgatTGTGTTTATATTCGCGCGCATGTGTTTCAATAGTCatcattaattagttttaaaattgtatacaaatttaactttattttctaataataAAGTGGTCAAGTATTAATCTAATTCAAGAGTATAATTTTCACATAATTTTAACACTATTCAGTATGTATAATAGTAGAAGTTATAGTGATAATTAGAGATTTTCACCGGCCCAGTTTTTAATGCTTAGTGAcaataaaattgtcaaaatccTCTTATCTGTTGTCGCACACTCGCACTATTAGTTCGCCTGTCATTACCATATTAATAAGAATGAACAACAAAAATGTCCATAAACTTTAAAACTATCATAGATAATCCTTGGTCTTATGTCACAATCTCATCACTGGTTCTTTTTCATTATTAGGCCTATTTTTCCATCCAAAATGCCCAGTAAGACATGTAGAACATTTTTGGACTTCCATAAAATTGGGGTACCTAATACTACTAggtatgatattttctctatttctggtattttaagaaaaaaattagtagagtAGATGTAATTATCTTTTCAATcacagattttaaaaataagctaaaacacaataaaaatcaaattaatgagaaaaatgattattctaagaaaaatagaatgaacACAAATAACACACCAACGGTGGGGATAGAGGATCCGAAAACGTAAATATGATTAGtaaattaaactccaactaagTCCGACAACaacaaataaacttaaatattgTAATACGTGGTTTGCGTTACACAAAAGCTCACATTATTTCCCCCCAAAACATCAAGATTCCAGTAACAACAAATTCATCACAGATTATTGGTATATTACAAGCTGCTAACAGTAGACAGAGAAACAATAAAATGGTGATGCAAATTTACTTGAGATGTTTAATGAACCACTCTAGCATGTCTTTGTGAGCCTCCTCAGCACTCTTCACTGCTCCTTCGTCTTCGTCTTTGTACCTCACAGACCAACCGTGTGAACATCCTGGGAATATCTTCACAAAGCTATCCACCTGCACAATCGAGATCATCATTAATGTTTGCCAAAACTCTATTTATGTCTTACGGAGTTTGAAAGAAATTGAGCCGTAGAAATGCAAGCGGAAAGGAACTGCAAAAAGGACTCGGGCTTTTTACCTCAGGCTTGGAGTTCAAGGCAGCTTCAAATTGTTTGACAACCTCCGGTGGAGATATATGGTCAATCTCAGCTCCAAGTATTGATAATGGGACCTTAACTCCTGAGTCATGAGATAATGTAGAATTTTTATCAGGATTAATCGTCTTGTTTCTTCGTACATTCTTATATAAAAACGGAGGAATGTTAAGAGCAGCATACACCTCACTCCCATGTTTTATTAAATAGTATGATACAGATAAGTGATAATACAAAACATACCAATATAGGTGAGTCACTGAAATGTCtacatttaaaactaaatagTTTTACCCTGAATATCTTCTACCGAGACGAGAGAAGGATGGATCAACACCCCGGCTTGGATATAAGGATACTTAGACAGCTCCACAACCACCTTGGCTGAAACAAGATTACAGTCATGGTCATAAATTCatgaaagtgaataaaatttgtgtaACCGAATAAGTAAAAACATAACTAACCTCCCCAGCAGAAGCCGACAGCTCCAATCTTGGTTATCCCTTTGCTTTTAAGAGCTTCAATAACTGGCTTTGCATCTTCAAATCCTTGATCCTACAAAAAAAGTAGAAGTAATGTCATTTATATAAAACCCTACAAAAAGGAGAGCTGATTGATCTATtctaaagagaaaaaaggctTACTCACAGGTCCATGAATTTTAATCCATTCAGTAATCGGCTTCTGTTCAGGTACATAGGGATCTCCGTGGAGGAAGTCTGGCACCACGGCATAAAATCCAGTAGCCCCAACTTTGTCGGCAAGCTTCCTATATCATTGAAATGCCACATAAATATCATATGAGTTCATATTGTGTTTCAACATATCAGGCAAAACAAAATCCTAATTACGAACAGAAGCCCGAGAGAACATTGGTCCTTCCTATTAACACTACCAACTATAGGCCGGTAGCCATGCTATCATATAAAATTCACGAGCGCATTAcaagttgaaaatttttcacagagcaaaatcaagaaaagtaATTAGTGAGAAGTTCATGGGAAGTACCTTAAATTTGGAGCTTCATATCCTGCACATAACAAACCAAATGAGTAAGttagaacacaaaaatatCCATGCTAAATTCCTatacaaaattattagtatgttGATAGACACAGCAGAAAACATCAATTTCACTACACTAAACAACCTTTTTCAATAGAGAGGGATGAATTATCGGctaaaaagttctctctctcAGTGGTGTGTTTGTGTTGGAAATTGGAATAACACTTTAGAAATTCCACTCACCAATTGATAAATACCACCAAGTATTCATGAAGCTAATCAACATCTAAAACCAAAGGTAAAACTTTCCATTGAACAAAGACTAGTTATAATACTCACAAATCATCCCTAAAAATTCAATAGAATATCGAAAAATGAGCCCTAGAACAAGCAAACATAACAACACACCTCCAATCCTAAATAACAGTAGCACTAAATCAACACAtaccccaaaaataaaatactactattgcAAATAACATCTTATTTGTTTGCAAGACCAAATAAAACTGCACAGTTATTTGGAAAGATCTAAACAAGCATgattgaaaaaggaaaaagatagaaaCTTTACAAATCCCAAATCAAATATTCGAAGAAAGGCAAGGGTATATTACCAAAAACATCAGAAATCAAAATTACAGCAGCGTTGGAATCAGCAGGGCCAGAAACATAGGAGCTAAGGCCTCCAATTTCTTCAACTTTCCCACTTCCACTTCCTGAGCTTGGAGCGGGTGGATTCTCACAACACTGAGCTCCTGACATTtgattttcgaattttctGTTTGAGtctcaaaataaaagtttCTTTGGAGAGTATCAATCAAATACCTAATCAAAGTAAGAATTTTGagataaatatttatgcaGAATTAATTGATTCTTTAACGTCTTTGACCAATGGTCCgtgtaattaaaaattagagtGAATGAATTAGCAAAATACGTGGCCAATTAAGATGTAATCAAATTCCATTCGGAGTCTAAATATTTATCCTTCTGTcccatttgaaattttttggtgtgttccattaaaaatgaaacgtttttaaaaatggaaacaatactctttctattttttcttctctcttactttattctatctccattaactcacaaaacaacactatataaaattctgTACCGAAAGGCAAATGttgtatttttaatggaacgAATAGAGTATATAATAACGTAATTCTTGGACCGCAATTTTCTGTGGCCTCATTATTTCAGTTAAAATATACGTAAAAGGTAAGAGGTTTCTAGAGTATAGGGTCGTCATCGATTGTGACTTGTGAATAGTGTAAAGGATATGTTTTACCCTCTGTCCTTGGCTCAAGACATATCTAATCAAATTACCCCCTTCTTTTCTGGTTGGAGTCTTGATTGAGTTGagtacatattttaagaaagtgGTTAAgtatgtaataaataaatattgtagtgaaGATTGCGATTCACTTTTAACTgagtgaataataaataaatattgtagtgaaTGTTAGAAaacacttttaacacttttttacttattttataagtatttttattctaatcaGAACTTCTAAAGCAAGACACCCGAAATTGATCAACTGATACTCTTAAagcaggacggagggagtaggtGCTTCTAAATTAttcgtgtatatatatatagggtgtatcctatatatatatatatatatatataggggtgtattcagattaatgtataaaaagctgttaaaatggaaaactaATCTAATTCATTGATTCTTGTCATCTAATGGTCTATATTTGTGCCAcatggaattaatttaaacattaaaaaaagacGAAAAGGGTAGAAAAGTAAGTTGACATTTTGAGTAGTTATTCTCTTTGCATAATTCACGCCTACCATgatttattagttattttgcattgatttgttttcctttcttaattataaatattttagttgatTATCCTATTGATTTTGCagcatttttatatacaaatattgtttaaattaagaatattttCGTCATTAGCTTGACTGTGTCGAATATGGTATAATAATGTACGTAATCGGTATAATAATGTACGAAAACGATATAATAATGTGAGTAAAAAAGTAGTTAAATGTTTTGCAGCACGTTGAATTCATACCatttgggtttagcaatccatttggctaggttgtagtaccgaCTCACTAAAGAAACCTTCACCAAGGGCAGGAAGATAAATCTTTTCCCATTGGGTTTAGTAATCCATTGGGCTAGGCATATTACCAACGCTTGcttataatttatgtttttattgttgtttttgatGTACGTAACCGGTTTAATAATGTACGAAAATGGTATAATAATGTACGTAAGAAGTAGGTTAATGTCTTGCAGCACGTTGGATCCATACCATTGGGGTTTAACAATCCATTGagctaggttgtagtactgACTCACTAAAGAAAGCTTCACCAAGGGTAGGGAGATAAATCATTTCCCATTGGGTTTAGTAATCCATTGGGCTAGGGCATATTACCAACGCTTGTCTATAATTTCTGtcttttattgtttgttttttatgtaCATAAACAGTATAATAATGTAcggaaattttataataatgtacGTAAGAAGTAGTTTAATGTATTCCAGCACGTTGAATCCATACAATtggggtttagcaatccattgggctaggttgtagtaccgaCTCACTAACGATACATTCACCAAGGGTAGGGAGATAAATCCTTTCCTCTAGGGTTTAGTAATCCATCGGGCTAGGGCATATTACCAACGCTTGTCTataatttctgtttttattgtttatttttgatgTACGTAAACGGTGTAATAATGTACAAAAACGTTATAATAATGTACGTAAGAAGTAGTTTAATGTCGTCTTGTAATGTATGAACCCTACACATTAATGTACAGTTACTACTAcccatggattgctaaaccctagtggaatgattcaaactccCCATCCTTGATGATGGTTTCGTTTTGTGAGAGGGTACTACATcctagccccatggattgTTAAGCCCAAAGGGTATGGATTCAACTCCCGCCAAACATTAAATCCTTACACAGGTACATCATTTAGTATTATGCATGTACATTAAAGGCcaattttcgtacattatttactgAAAATAgagcataaaaaaataatgtacaacaTCAGACTGAAATAATGTACGAATTTGATTCAATAATGTAACAAAATTCGTACACATCTACCTACATGATGTATCATGAGAAGATGCCCAAAAATCAGAAGCTCATTATGTACTAATCTATGTGGATGATGTAACTGAACGGATGTTCTTAATTCATGTTAAATATGGCATGTATAGTGTAGCAGTAGTTCAAACAATGATGTAGCATCAATTTAGAGCACAATAGACCTCTTAATCAGACACAAATCCTCaagaatgatataaaataatgtacataaaaaatcaaattctgGTTACAGAAGTTTAgaataaacttaaatttgaagaaaatttaagttttaggGCTTTACCTTTCACGCCGCCGTCGGAGCTTTAGAGAATCGACCGATTCGTCGTCGTCTACAGCGTGAGAAACGCGTCGTGATGGTAATCGATTCTCCATCGTCTGCAAATTCAGAAACTCGTCGAGAAGAGGAAAGAAGGTGGAGTGAGGCGGCGGTTAGGGTTCCTTATGAAAAACGATGAATGAGGGAGAAGAGAAGGTGGAAGTAatggtgagagagagagagagtgggagggAATTGTAtcaattatggaattaaatcCCATAAATCTCGTACATGCATTTAGGAATAGGAACCGCCTCATTATTTGATTACTAAATTGCCCTTTAATGTAGTAAAACACTAACATAATGTACCGACTAACCATTAATCTAAGCCATCCGATTAATCTATCCAATGgattatattagtactatgTTTTACACTAAGGGGTCAAAAGGAGGGtaatgcacccctatatatatatatatatatatatatatatatatatatatatagggatgtgatcaggtccataagtgaaattctgtcaaaaatcaaagcaaatctcaacCATTGGATCCTGTAatgtaaccgttagattaatgccacgtgtcacctaataatgtagatcgtgtagtctaataatgtagctcggctaataatgtaacacgctgtagtctaataatgtagattgtgcagtctaataatgtagcctagttaataatgtaacgctttTAGTGTAATAATGTATCTCGGGTAttatgatcacaaccatctaatctgaggatccaagggctgagatttgctttgatttttgacagaatttgcCTTATGCACCATAGTGCGcccccctatatatatatatatatatatatatatatatatatagggatgtactaatatactaactaattttaaagtgctaacgtacatccaatcacgtgctgccacgtggcacgaaaaatgcaatattatatacagaaaaatgcaatatgaatttcgacagattgcatttttgttatatgaagattgcattttttattgttgagttttgcattttcgatattgactgtttaatttgcattttatatctatacggattgcatttatatatgtgaaaatgcaaaacttaacaatataaaatgcaatttatgtgaaaatgcaaaacttaacaataaaaaatgcaatattcctataactaaaatgcaatctgcggaAATGCATGAACAACTTCACAaatgtgtattgcatttttatatatacaatattgcatttttcgtgccacatggcagcacgtggttggatgtacgttagcactctaattaaggatgcgccctagtgctcccctatatatatatatatatatatatatatatatatagggatgtgatcaggtccataagtgaaattctgtcaaaaatcaaagcaaatctcaacCATTGGATCCTGTAatgtaaccgttagattaatgccacgtgtcacctaataatgtagatcgtgtagtctaataatgtagctcggctaataatgtaacacgttgtagtctaataatgtagattgtgcagtctaataatgtagcctagttaataatgtaacgctttTAGTGTAATAATGTATCTCGGGTAttatgatcacaaccatctaatctgaggatccaagggctgagatttgctttgatttttgacagaatttgcCTTATGGACCATAGTgcgcccctatatatatacaatctACACTATTAGACTACAAcgtgttacattattagccgagctacattattagactacacgatctacattattaggtgacacgtggcattaatctaacggttacatTACAGGATCCAATGgttgagatttgctttgatttttgacagaatttcacttatggacctgatcacatccctatatatatatatatatactcttttgTTTTAGCTCGTCCCACAAAagtatacattttttaaaactctattttctttaataagaTGAGATCGATTCtccactaaaaatattttagttacttttacttttgatATCTTTCTTATATTGCCAATTGAGCATTATAACATGTGCTTAACCAAAAGTATAAATTCTTGTGAGACGGAGTAGTTTTGATAGTAttattctttataattttgttgacgCAATGTACGCAGAGCCGAACTCAGGATTTTGTACTAGGTATACAAACTATTACAGTATTAATAattgttgaatatttattcatatgaGATGATATTGTCCAGCTGAGAGATGTTGTGAACAAAGCTTAACTAGCTAGAATTTGTTCCACTACAACATATAAGAGACTCAGAACTCTCACTATTTTggataaagaaattaattaagtcaagcTAGCAGCAaacttgattaattaatgaatatagTATATCTAAACATGCTcgattaattaatgaatatagTATATCTTAAACGtgataaatgaattaata is drawn from Salvia hispanica cultivar TCC Black 2014 chromosome 6, UniMelb_Shisp_WGS_1.0, whole genome shotgun sequence and contains these coding sequences:
- the LOC125191879 gene encoding endo-1,3;1,4-beta-D-glucanase-like: MSGAQCCENPPAPSSGSGSGKVEEIGGLSSYVSGPADSNAAVILISDVFGYEAPNLRKLADKVGATGFYAVVPDFLHGDPYVPEQKPITEWIKIHGPDQGFEDAKPVIEALKSKGITKIGAVGFCWGAKVVVELSKYPYIQAGVLIHPSLVSVEDIQGVKVPLSILGAEIDHISPPEVVKQFEAALNSKPEVDSFVKIFPGCSHGWSVRYKDEDEGAVKSAEEAHKDMLEWFIKHLK